One genomic region from Mytilus trossulus isolate FHL-02 chromosome 9, PNRI_Mtr1.1.1.hap1, whole genome shotgun sequence encodes:
- the LOC134683972 gene encoding complement C1q-like protein 4 isoform X1: protein MLTSVVLCIIFVLVDRSLLVDAKEKFTNADRSVSIMESLRKLVKEIQQHGKGQDCKAHQKKTVAFYAALTKHTSLSGSQTIVYDKIYTNLGQAYDSSNGKFRAPVNGLYYFACSQISTGSTLHFILMKNNNKLGHGHSNKSNGSGSVIGTVVLNKGDVMSIQHQSGSGSQTVHGSGYSTFTGYLIATL, encoded by the exons ATGCTGACATCAGTAgttttgtgtattatttttgttcttgTGGATCGTTCATTATTGGTTGATGCTAAAGAAAAGTTTACCAATG CAGACAGATCTGTCAGTATAATGGAAAGTCTTCGAAAACTAGTTAAAGAAATACAACAACACGGTAaag GTCAAGATTGTAAAGCCCATCAAAAGAAAACAGTTGCCTTCTATGCTGCCCTGACTAAACATACTTCACTATCTGGGTCTCAGACGATTGTGTACGACAAAATTTACACAAACCTTGGTCAGGCCTATGATTCTAGTAATGGTAAATTCCGTGCACCGGTCAATGGTCTTTACTACTTTGCCTGTTCTCAGATATCAACTGGTAGTACCCTCCACTtcatattaatgaaaaataacaacaaactcGGCCATGGACATAGCAATAAAAGTAATGGTTCCGGATCAGTGATAGGAACAGTAGTATTAAACAAAGGCGATGTTATGTCTATCCAACATCAATCTGGTAGCGGATCACAAACTGTACATGGTTCAGGATATAGCACCTTCACTGGATATTTGATTGCTACTTTATAA
- the LOC134683972 gene encoding complement C1q-like protein 4 isoform X2, which yields MLTSVVLCIIFVLVDRSLLVDAKEKFTNDRSVSIMESLRKLVKEIQQHGKGQDCKAHQKKTVAFYAALTKHTSLSGSQTIVYDKIYTNLGQAYDSSNGKFRAPVNGLYYFACSQISTGSTLHFILMKNNNKLGHGHSNKSNGSGSVIGTVVLNKGDVMSIQHQSGSGSQTVHGSGYSTFTGYLIATL from the exons ATGCTGACATCAGTAgttttgtgtattatttttgttcttgTGGATCGTTCATTATTGGTTGATGCTAAAGAAAAGTTTACCAATG ACAGATCTGTCAGTATAATGGAAAGTCTTCGAAAACTAGTTAAAGAAATACAACAACACGGTAaag GTCAAGATTGTAAAGCCCATCAAAAGAAAACAGTTGCCTTCTATGCTGCCCTGACTAAACATACTTCACTATCTGGGTCTCAGACGATTGTGTACGACAAAATTTACACAAACCTTGGTCAGGCCTATGATTCTAGTAATGGTAAATTCCGTGCACCGGTCAATGGTCTTTACTACTTTGCCTGTTCTCAGATATCAACTGGTAGTACCCTCCACTtcatattaatgaaaaataacaacaaactcGGCCATGGACATAGCAATAAAAGTAATGGTTCCGGATCAGTGATAGGAACAGTAGTATTAAACAAAGGCGATGTTATGTCTATCCAACATCAATCTGGTAGCGGATCACAAACTGTACATGGTTCAGGATATAGCACCTTCACTGGATATTTGATTGCTACTTTATAA